Proteins encoded by one window of Ursus arctos isolate Adak ecotype North America unplaced genomic scaffold, UrsArc2.0 scaffold_22, whole genome shotgun sequence:
- the LOC113269502 gene encoding olfactory receptor 51A4 yields MSIINKSNVEITTFFLVGMPGLEYAHIWISIPIGSMYLSAILGNCTILFVIKTEPSLHEPMYYFLSMLAMSDMGLSFSSLPTMGRIFLFDAPEISANACFAQEFFIHGFTAAESSVLLIMSFDRFLAIHSPLRYSSILTPVRVAKIGIVLFLKSILLVLPFPFTLRSLKYCNKSQLSHSYCLHQDVMKLACSDNRIDVIYGFFGALCLMVDFMLIAVSYILILKIVLGIASQKEQLKALNTCVSHICAVIIFYLPIINLAIVHRFAQHVSPLFNVLMANVLLLVPPMMNPIVYCVKTRQIRVRVLAKLCQKQI; encoded by the coding sequence ATGTCTATTATTAATAAATCGAACGTTGAAATCACCACCTTCTTCTTGGTTGGGATGCCAGGGCTGGAATATGCACACATCTGGATCTCCATCCCCATCGGCAGCATGTATCTTTCTGCTATTCTGGGAAACTGCACCATCCTTTTTGTCATCAAGACAGAGCCCTCTTTACATGAGCCCATGTACTACTTCCTTTCCATGTTGGCCATGTCTGACATGGGCTTGTCCTTCTCTTCTCTACCCACCATGGGGAGGATCTTCTTATTCGATGCCCCTGAAATTTCTGCCAATGCCTGCTTTGCCCAGGAATTCTTCATCCATGGATTCACAGCAGCGGAATCCTCAGTGCTCCTGATCATGTCATTTGACCGCTTCCTAGCCATCCACAGCCCTCTGAGATACAGCTCCATTCTGACTCCTGTCAGAGTTGCCAAAATAGGGATAGTATTATTCCTTAAGAGTATCCTCCTAGTGCTGCCCTTCCCCTTCACTCTgagaagtttgaaatattgtaatAAAAGCCAGTTATCCCATTCCTACTGTCTCCACCAGGATGTCATGAAGTTGGCCTGCTCTGACAACCGAATTGATGTCATCTATGGCTTTTTTGGAGCGCTCTGCCTGATGGTAGACTTTATGCTCATTGCTGTGTCTTACATCCTGATCCTCAAGATTGTGCTGGGAATTGCATCCCAAAAGGAGCAGCTCAAGGCCCTCAATACTTGTGTTTCACACATCTGTGCAGTGATCATCTTCTATCTGCCCATCATCAACCTGGCCATTGTCCATCGCTTTGCCCAACATGTCTCACCTCTCTTCAATGTTCTCATGGCAAATGTTCTTTTACTTGTGCCTCCAATGATGAATCCCATTGTGTACTGTGTGAAAACCAGGCAAATTAGAGTGAGAGTTCTGGCAAAATTATGTCAGAAGCAAATATAA
- the LOC113269449 gene encoding olfactory receptor 51A7-like gives MIPSRSFFNTSEVAISTFFLVGIPGMEHAHIWVSIPICLVYLLAILGNCTILFFIKTETSLHEPMYYFLSMLAFSDLGLSISSLPTMLRIFLFNATGISPDACFAQEFFIHGFSAMEASVLLIMSIDRLIAIYSPLRYTSILTSARVIKVGLVFAALCIMLVLPFPFILKRLKFCRKSLLSHSYCLHQDVMKLACSDNKVNVIYGLFVALTSLLYLVCISVSYMLILKIVLGIASHKGRLKVLNTCISHICAVFIFYVPIVTLAALHRFAKNASPVIRVIIADTFLLVPPLMNPIVYSVKSQQIRNRIQAKLCEKQG, from the coding sequence ATGATCCCCTCACGTTCATTCTTTAACACCTCGGAGGTGGCAATCTCTACCTTCTTCCTCGTTGGGATCCCAGGCATGGAGCATGCACACATTTGGGTCTCCATCCCCATTTGCCTCGTGTACCTCCTTGCCATCTTGGGGAACTGCACCATCCTCtttttcataaaaacagagacCTCTCTGCATGAGCCTATGTATTATTTCCTCTCCATGCTGGCCTTTTCTGACCTGGGACTGTCCATCTCCTCCCTTCCAACCATGCTGAGAATCTTCTTGTTCAATGCCACTGGAATTTCTCCCGATGCCTGCTTTGCCCAAGAGTTCTTCATTCATGGATTCTCAGCTATGGAGGCATCAGTACTTTTAATCATGTCCATCGATCGCTTGATAGCCATCTACAGTCCTCTCAGATATACCTCCATCCTGACCAGTGCCAGAGTCATTAAAGTTGGCCTCGTATTTGCTGCATTATGTATTATGTtggttctccctttcccctttatTCTAAAGAGACTGAAATTCTGTAGGAAAAGCCTTCTATCCCACTCCTACTGCCTCCACCAGGATGTCATGAAGCTGGCCTGTTCTGACAACAAGGTCAATGTCATCTATGGACTATTTGTGGCTCTTACATCTTTATTGTACTTGGTGTGCATTTCTGTGTCTTACATGTTGATCTTGAAGATTGTTCTGGGCATTGCCTCACACAAGGGCCGCCTCAAGGTTCTCAACACTTGCATCTCCCACATCTGTGCTGTGTTCATCTTCTATGTGCCCATTGTCACCTTGGCCGCCCTTCACCGCTTTGCCAAAAATGCTTCCCCAGTTATTAGGGTCATCATAGCTGATACCTTCCTTCTGGTTCCCCCTCTAATGAATCCCATTGTGTACTCTGTGAAGAGTCAGCAGATTAGAAATCGGATCCAGGCAAAACTATGTGAGAAACAAGGTTGA
- the LOC113269501 gene encoding olfactory receptor 51A7-like: MSTFNTSENEISIFFLTGIPGMEHANIWVSIPICLMYLVAILGNCTILFFIKSEPSLHEPMYYFLSMLALSDLGLSLSSLPTMIRIFLFNAPGISPDACFVQEFFIHGFSAMESSVLLIMSLDRFIAICHPLRYTSILTSARVINIGLAFSLKNVLLILPFPFTLKHLRYCKKSLLSHSYCLHQDVMKLACSDNKVNVIYGLFVAVTGILDLTFIFMSYMMILKAVLRIASQKQRLKVLNTCVSHICAVLIFYVPIISLAVIYRFAKHSPALIRILMADGFLLVPPLMNPIVYCVKSQQIRNRILGKLGQKHN; the protein is encoded by the coding sequence ATGTCTACCTTCAACACATCtgaaaatgaaatctctatcttctTCTTGACTGGGATCCCAGGGATGGAGCATGCCAACATTTGGGTCTCCATCCCTATTTGCCTCATGTACCTTGTTGCCATCCTGGGGAACtgtaccattctgtttttcataaaATCGGAACCATCTCTGCATGAACCCATGTACTATTTTCTCTCCATGTTGGCTCTCTCTGACCTAGGActgtccctttcttctctccctactATGATAAGGATATTCTTGTTCAATGCTCCAGGAATTTCCCCTGATGCCTGCTTTGTCCAAGAGTTTTTCATTCATGGCTTCTCAGCTATGGAATCATCAGTTCTTCTCATCATGTCTTTGGATCGTTTTATTGCCATCTGCCACCCTCTGAGATACACCTCCATCCTGACCAGTGCCAGAGTCATCAACATCGGGCttgctttttctctgaaaaatgttttgttgatcctccctttccctttcacTCTAAAACATCTAAGATACTGTAAGAAGAGCCTCCTTTCCCATTCCTACTGCCTCCATCAGGATGTCATGAAGCTGGCCTGCTCTGACAACAAGGTCAATGTCATCTATGGCTTATTTGTGGCTGTCACAGGCATCCTAgacttaacatttattttcatgtcctACATGATGATATTGAAAGCGGTTTTGAGGATAGCATCACAGAAGCAAAGGCTCAAGGTCCTCAACACCTGCGTTTCCCACATCTGCGCTGTGCTCATTTTCTATGTCCCCATTATCTCCCTAGCTGTTATCTACCGGTTTGCCAAACACAGCCCCGCACTCATTAGGATCCTCATGGCTGATGGTTTCCTCTTGGTACCTCCACTGATGAACCCCATTGTATACTGCGTGAAAAGCCAACAGATAAGAAATAGGATTTTAGGGAAGCTGGGTCAGAAACACAACTGA